The following proteins are co-located in the Candidatus Accumulibacter cognatus genome:
- a CDS encoding methylated-DNA--[protein]-cysteine S-methyltransferase, with product MTTHSTHFDSPVGRLLALAANDAIIALHILGGKHPPVPAEPWLDSPRLPVFLQLRQELSEYFAGQRRRFELRLAPAGSDFQQAAWLALTRIPYGQTRSYGQQAAAIGRPAAVRAVAAANGRNPIAIVVPCHRVIAANGALTGYAGGLHNKAWLLRLEEGAA from the coding sequence ATGACGACTCATTCGACGCATTTCGACTCGCCGGTCGGCCGCCTGCTGGCCCTGGCCGCCAACGACGCGATCATTGCCCTGCATATCCTGGGCGGCAAGCATCCGCCAGTGCCCGCCGAGCCCTGGCTCGATTCGCCTCGACTGCCGGTGTTCCTGCAGTTGCGGCAGGAACTGAGCGAATACTTCGCCGGTCAGCGACGAAGGTTCGAGCTCAGGCTGGCGCCCGCGGGGAGCGACTTCCAGCAAGCGGCATGGCTCGCGCTGACCCGGATTCCGTACGGACAGACGCGCAGCTATGGCCAGCAGGCGGCAGCGATCGGCAGACCGGCGGCGGTTCGCGCGGTCGCTGCCGCCAACGGCCGCAACCCGATCGCCATCGTCGTACCGTGTCACCGCGTGATCGCGGCGAACGGCGCCTTGACGGGTTACGCCGGCGGGCTGCACAACAAGGCATGGCTGTTGCGACTCGAAGAGGGCGCCGCTTGA